In Bacteroidales bacterium, the following proteins share a genomic window:
- a CDS encoding adenosylcobalamin-dependent ribonucleoside-diphosphate reductase: MQIKEKIIEQKIEQKIEQKIEQKIEQKIEQKIEQKIEQKIEQKTYTFEEAFLKSVKYFNGDELAAKVWLNKYAIKDSFGNLFEETPDDMHKRIASEIARIETKYPNPLNENEIFEVLRNFKYIVPQGGPMTGIGNKYQIASLSNCFVIGHKKSADSYGGILKIDEEQVQLMKRRGGVGHDLSHIRPSGSPVLNSALTSTGITPFMERYSNSTREVAQDGRRGALMLSISIKHPDAESFINAKLEQGKVTGANVSVKIDDEFMNAVANNLKYTQQYPVDSENPSYTTEIDAKKLWEKIVYNAWKSAEPGILFWDTVIKESVPDCYSDLGYKTVSTNPCGEIPLCPYDSCRLLAINLYSYVENPFTSMAKFNFGLFKKHIVCAQRIMDDIIDLELEKIDGILAKISNDPENNEIKRVEIKLWENIREKAQEGRRTGIGITAEGDMLAALGLKYGSENAIDFSTEIHKTLAVESYRASVMLAKDRGAFSIFDFNREKNNPFILRLKNEDEGLIKNMEEFGRRNIALLTIAPTGTTSLMTQTTSGIEPVFLPVYKRRRKVNPNDKNTKASFIDEVGDSWEEFNVFHHKFIIWLEINGYDAKKIKNLDDNAIDELVKKSPYYKATSNDVDWVSKVKMQGNIQKWVDHSISVTVNLPNKTTEEMVGDVYMEAWKAGCKGVTVYRDGSRTGVLVSNKKEDEAVHEVKKRPQVLNSDVVKFKNNSENWIAFVGILDGKPYEIFTGMEDEDVLFIPKSVHHGKIIKNKDEKGKSRYDFQYINKFGYKTTIEGLSHKFNKEFWNYAKLISSVLRHGMPIQHVVHLIASLQLDSETINTWRNGVERTLKKYIPDGTKVGKGQKCDNCGSNSLIYQEGCLICKSCGASKCG; this comes from the coding sequence ATGCAAATCAAAGAAAAAATTATTGAACAAAAGATTGAACAAAAGATTGAACAAAAGATTGAACAAAAGATTGAACAAAAGATTGAACAAAAGATTGAACAAAAAATTGAACAAAAAATTGAACAAAAAACTTACACATTTGAAGAAGCATTTTTAAAATCTGTAAAATATTTTAACGGAGATGAACTGGCGGCAAAGGTTTGGTTAAATAAATATGCAATAAAAGACTCGTTTGGAAATCTGTTTGAAGAAACACCTGATGATATGCATAAGCGTATTGCAAGTGAAATTGCCCGCATAGAAACAAAATATCCCAATCCTTTAAATGAAAATGAAATATTCGAAGTATTAAGAAATTTCAAATATATAGTTCCACAAGGTGGACCAATGACAGGTATAGGAAATAAATATCAAATTGCATCATTATCTAATTGTTTTGTTATTGGTCATAAAAAATCAGCAGATTCATATGGCGGGATTCTTAAAATTGATGAAGAACAAGTTCAGCTTATGAAACGTAGAGGCGGAGTTGGACACGACCTTTCACATATACGACCTTCGGGAAGCCCTGTGCTTAATAGTGCCCTTACATCAACAGGGATAACTCCTTTTATGGAAAGATATTCAAATTCTACACGCGAAGTAGCACAAGATGGCAGACGCGGAGCATTAATGCTTAGTATTTCTATTAAACATCCTGATGCTGAAAGCTTTATTAATGCAAAATTAGAACAAGGAAAAGTTACAGGAGCTAATGTTTCAGTCAAAATTGATGATGAATTTATGAATGCTGTTGCTAATAATCTAAAATACACACAGCAATACCCTGTTGATTCAGAAAATCCATCATATACAACAGAAATAGATGCCAAAAAATTGTGGGAAAAAATTGTTTATAACGCATGGAAATCTGCAGAACCCGGTATTTTATTCTGGGATACAGTAATAAAAGAATCTGTACCCGATTGTTATTCAGACTTAGGTTACAAAACTGTTTCTACTAATCCTTGCGGAGAAATACCATTATGTCCTTATGATAGTTGCCGCTTATTAGCAATAAATTTATACAGCTATGTTGAAAATCCATTCACTTCAATGGCGAAGTTTAATTTTGGACTTTTCAAAAAACATATTGTTTGTGCACAAAGAATAATGGATGATATTATAGACCTTGAACTTGAAAAAATTGACGGTATCCTTGCAAAAATTTCAAATGACCCCGAAAACAATGAAATTAAAAGAGTTGAAATAAAGCTATGGGAAAATATCAGGGAAAAAGCACAGGAAGGCAGAAGAACAGGAATTGGCATAACTGCCGAAGGAGATATGCTTGCTGCACTTGGACTAAAATACGGAAGCGAAAATGCAATTGATTTCTCAACAGAAATACATAAAACACTTGCAGTTGAATCATACAGAGCATCAGTAATGCTTGCTAAAGACAGAGGAGCATTTTCTATATTTGATTTCAATCGAGAAAAAAATAATCCGTTTATATTAAGACTAAAGAATGAAGATGAAGGTCTGATAAAAAACATGGAAGAGTTCGGAAGAAGAAATATAGCTCTGCTTACCATTGCTCCAACAGGAACTACAAGTTTAATGACACAAACAACATCAGGTATTGAGCCTGTTTTTTTACCTGTTTATAAACGCCGCCGCAAAGTAAATCCGAATGATAAAAACACAAAAGCATCTTTTATTGATGAGGTTGGAGATAGCTGGGAAGAATTTAATGTTTTTCATCATAAATTTATTATATGGTTAGAAATTAATGGTTACGATGCCAAAAAAATTAAAAATTTAGATGATAATGCTATAGATGAACTTGTGAAAAAATCACCATACTACAAAGCTACTTCAAACGATGTTGACTGGGTAAGTAAAGTAAAAATGCAGGGTAATATCCAGAAATGGGTTGACCATTCAATAAGCGTAACAGTAAATTTGCCTAATAAAACCACCGAGGAAATGGTTGGGGATGTTTATATGGAAGCATGGAAAGCCGGCTGTAAAGGTGTAACAGTTTACAGAGATGGTTCAAGAACCGGAGTTTTAGTATCTAACAAAAAAGAAGACGAAGCAGTACATGAAGTAAAAAAACGTCCACAAGTTTTAAATTCTGATGTAGTTAAATTTAAAAATAATAGTGAAAACTGGATTGCTTTTGTCGGCATTTTAGATGGGAAACCTTATGAAATATTCACAGGTATGGAAGATGAAGATGTTTTGTTTATACCAAAATCTGTTCACCATGGGAAAATTATAAAAAACAAGGATGAAAAAGGCAAATCAAGATATGACTTTCAATACATTAATAAATTCGGATATAAAACCACAATCGAAGGTTTGTCTCATAAATTCAATAAAGAATTCTGGAACTACGCCAAATTAATATCCAGCGTGCTTCGTCACGGTATGCCTATTCAACATGTTGTTCATCTTATTGCATCATTACAATTAGATAGCGAAACAATTAACACATGGAGAAATGGTGTTGAAAGAACCCTGAAAAAATATATACCCGATGGAACAAAAGTAGGAAAAGGACAAAAATGTGATAATTGCGGTTCAAATTCATTAATCTACCAGGAAGGCTGCTTAATCTGCAAAAGTTGCGGAGCTTCAAAATGCGGATAA
- a CDS encoding 3-deoxy-D-manno-octulosonic acid transferase, giving the protein MKNTLILYNIFIKIYHLAIIIASVKNQKAKQWISGRKNIFKKIADSVNPKDYIVWFHCASLGEFEQGRPVIEKYKNDFPEHKILLTFFSPSGYEIRKNYQGADYIFYLPLDSKRNAKKFINIVNPKKVIFVKYEFWYHYLNLLYKKNIPTFIISTIFRKNQLFFRWYGNWYRKMLKKFSFIFVQNEISKMLLESININNVLITGDTRFDRVSAISEQSKSLPLIEKFRNNKTCLIAGSTWEKDENILIEFINSTKFNFKYIIAPHEIFPENINRIKKSINKQSLLYSKANEENILDTEVLIIDNIGILSSLYRYGDIALIGGGFGKGIHNILEAAAFGLPVLFGPKYQKFNEAIELLKLKGAFSFKDYNDFSDIIKKLQSDKIYLKNTGEISKNFVNSKKGVTNKILDKISNI; this is encoded by the coding sequence ATGAAAAATACCCTTATACTATATAATATCTTCATAAAAATATATCATCTTGCAATTATTATTGCTTCTGTTAAAAATCAAAAGGCTAAACAGTGGATTTCAGGACGAAAAAATATATTTAAAAAAATTGCTGATTCAGTTAACCCTAAAGATTATATTGTTTGGTTTCATTGTGCATCATTAGGCGAATTCGAACAGGGAAGACCTGTAATAGAAAAATATAAAAATGATTTTCCCGAGCATAAAATTTTACTTACATTTTTTTCTCCTTCGGGTTATGAAATAAGAAAAAATTACCAGGGAGCTGATTATATATTTTATTTACCTTTAGACTCAAAAAGAAATGCAAAAAAGTTTATAAATATAGTTAATCCCAAAAAGGTAATTTTTGTTAAATATGAATTTTGGTACCATTATCTGAATTTACTTTATAAAAAAAACATACCCACTTTTATAATTTCAACAATTTTTAGAAAAAACCAATTATTTTTCAGATGGTATGGAAACTGGTACCGAAAAATGCTTAAAAAATTCAGTTTTATTTTTGTTCAAAACGAAATATCAAAAATGCTTTTAGAATCTATAAATATTAATAATGTACTAATAACAGGCGATACAAGATTCGACCGAGTTTCAGCTATAAGCGAACAATCAAAATCTTTGCCATTGATTGAAAAATTCAGGAATAATAAAACATGCCTAATTGCAGGCAGCACTTGGGAAAAAGATGAAAATATACTTATTGAATTTATCAATTCGACTAAATTTAATTTTAAATATATAATTGCACCACATGAAATATTTCCTGAAAATATAAACAGAATAAAAAAATCTATTAATAAACAATCTCTTTTATATTCAAAAGCAAACGAAGAAAACATTTTAGATACAGAAGTACTTATAATTGATAATATCGGGATACTTTCATCGCTATATCGATATGGTGATATTGCATTAATTGGCGGCGGGTTTGGTAAAGGTATTCATAACATTTTGGAAGCTGCTGCTTTTGGTCTTCCTGTTTTATTTGGTCCTAAATATCAAAAATTCAATGAAGCAATTGAATTATTAAAACTCAAAGGAGCATTTTCATTTAAAGATTATAATGATTTTTCAGATATTATTAAAAAATTACAATCAGATAAAATATATCTAAAAAACACAGGAGAAATTTCAAAAAATTTTGTCAACTCAAAAAAAGGAGTTACTAACAAAATTTTAGATAAAATTAGTAATATATAG
- a CDS encoding nucleotidyltransferase domain-containing protein, protein MKLPGEIESKLKKLFELCKKHKVIRLFVFGSVSKGNFDPNTSDLDLIVELDNLNPTEKGETLMKLWSELEQLFERKVDLLTNRKIRNPYLMKEIENSKLLLYDRAG, encoded by the coding sequence ATGAAATTACCAGGTGAAATAGAAAGTAAACTTAAAAAGCTTTTTGAACTTTGTAAAAAACACAAAGTCATAAGACTGTTTGTATTCGGTTCGGTATCAAAAGGTAATTTCGACCCTAACACAAGCGATTTAGATTTAATAGTTGAATTAGATAATTTAAATCCAACAGAAAAAGGAGAAACTTTAATGAAGTTATGGTCTGAACTTGAACAACTTTTTGAACGAAAAGTTGATTTACTGACGAACAGGAAAATTAGAAATCCTTATTTGATGAAAGAGATAGAAAATTCAAAACTATTGCTTTATGATAGAGCGGGCTAA